The Musa acuminata AAA Group cultivar baxijiao chromosome BXJ3-6, Cavendish_Baxijiao_AAA, whole genome shotgun sequence region TTAACCTTCCAGATTACTTTCTGTGATTTCTAAGTCAATTGCCATCCACAGAATTATTTGTTGCTCATCTAAAGTGTCACTATGAATGTCTGGGTTTGAATTTCTAACAATGTGCTTTCTTATACAGACAGCTGAGGAGGCTATGACACCCATCGAATCAACATTCTCATTGGATGTCAATTCAAAATTAGATTGGTGAGACTTGCTACATGTATAAATCTCTCTTTTCAGTAATGTGGTTGTCCTTTTTCTATTAAGGAAAATTTATCAGAAATAACCCTTTTTGTAAATTTTAATTAACAATTTATTCCTGGTTAGATGCACCTGTTTGATAAATTATTACTCTTATCTGTTGTTTACATGTCATGTTCTCATATCCATAGTATTTTGTTAAATGTTTGATTTCAAGATTAAAAATGTATTTGAGCTAACTCATTTTGAACCAGAATTTGAGAAGGTGGAGGAACATGGAAGGCCATCTTGACTCACTCTATATTTTTCAGATCTAGTATAAGATATAGTTGGAAGGATCAGAATCATGCCAAGGCTCCTAGACTCTTTAGGGCTGAGTGATAACCATTTCACTTCTCTTTATTTAGACTCATATCAGTAGTCAAATTTAACTTGAATGACAATGTCATATTTGTCATGAGTCTCTCTGAATATCCAAAAGCAATACTGGATTCAAGCCTGATACAACTCAGTTCTAAAAAGCAAATTCAACCTGCATAGCACCTTTTAGCCACATTAACATGCTATTTATTACCTCAATCATAAGCCCCTAAGTATGGTGCTTGATAAGAGGACAATTTGAGCTTTGTGGTAATCTATTTAGACATGTTCCAAGATGCATAAAGTGTTTTCATATTATTTACATAAATTACTTAAATGAATTGGAATTTTTCTTATTTAGGGAAGCTATTGGCAAGATTCTTGCTCGGGGTCATAGCCGTGTCCCTGTTTATTCAGGAAACCCAAAAAACATTATAGGCCTTCTGTTGGTACACATCAGTCATCATTTTGATCTCTTTATTTTCTAGCGTAGTAGATTTTCCTTGTAATTATGCACTTGTTCTATTTCGCATTTGGCATATTGCTTGCTAAAACAGGTAAAAAGTCTCCTGACAATTCGTCCTGAAACTGAAACTCCTGTCAGTGCTATCTCTATAAGACGGATTCCAAGGTTCTTATCGTATACTTTGTGTTTGTATACTAATAAAAAACTGCATTACTCATATCCGTAATACTTCAGGGTTCCAGCAGATATGCCTCTCTATGATATACTCAATGAATTTCAGAATGGAAGCAGTCATATGGCTGCTGTAGTGGCAGCTAAAGTGAAAACTAAGAATATCTCACCTGCTGATGGCGACGAATATGAAGAAAACAAAGAACCGAGTGGAGTGTCCGAACTTACAACTCCTTTGTTATCTAAAACAGCAGACAAATCAGATACTGTTGTCGTCAACATCGACAAGTGCCAAAATAAACAGGTCAATGAAAATAAACCTGCTCATTCATCAGAAGCTACTGAAGATGGGGAGGTTATTGGGATCATCACACTTGAGGATGTTTTTGAAGAACTCTTACAGGTAAAGTTACTACCATACTATTCTTTTTGCGGTAGTTGTTCTAGAAATTGGATGTTTAGATGTCTGTGGTATTAGATTACTTCCTTTGCATGTAACTGTAACACTGGATAATGCATGCGTTGTTGTTGATTAAAATAAATCCCTTTATCTTTTACTTGCTTCTAAATTATAAGCCTATTTATAAGATACagttaaaaattatatcaaaacTGTTAGCTCCTCAGAAGTGGAGCATAATTGGAATTTTTTTAAATTCTAATAATTATGTACATAATGTTTAACATGCAGGAGGAGATAGTGGATGAGACAGACGAATACATTGATGTTCACAAAAGGTGCTTATTGATGTCAATTTTTGTTGCAAGTTGATTTCTCTTTTTTCTCATCCAGTTCACAGTAGGACCATTTTTCCAGGATTCGTgtggctgccgctgctgctgcttcttcggtTGCACGAACTCCAACCTACAAAAGGTTAACTAAACAAAAATCAGCGGTGAGTAACTCTGTTAGCTCCTTAATTTCTATTCTGATGTCTTTGTAGAACAAAGTTAACTATCAGAAGATTAAAACCTGCAGTTTAGTATAttggaatatatcagaagattaacTTTTCGTGTCCCAATATAATTAATGACTGTGGCTTTCACGGCAATGGTTCATTGAAATCCTTACATAATTATAGCAGCTTAAGAAGGTTCCATTGCATCAAGATGTGTTTCAAGTGTCAAaactttctttttcctcttccagGGACCTGTTCCTCGGCAAGGACAGCAATCTACCGGGTTCCCAAGGAAATCCACTGAATTAGATCCAAACACTCTGCGACATCAAGTGACTCTCGTGGAACCAATATCAGGAACCAAGAGATAACAATTTTATCCGAGGAAAGAAAGCTATGTTCATGAACAACCTAAGCCTGTGGAAGTTATATCTTGTTTGTCGACATGTAAGTGGCATAGGCACATCCACTTGGAACATGACTATTATCTATTATGCATGAATGATTTTTTCGTTTGCAGGGATGTCCAAGTATAATAGTTTTGTCCAAGGTGATGTTGGGTATCTGTCTGGATAcagtatataaatattttttcatgaaacaataatacaaaatttaattaaataggCTATCGACTATCTGATTATTCATTCAAAACAGCAGATAATCCATGTTTTTTTTGGGGTTAAATTTATCCTCTGTGATtatcttttttaaaattaaaattttcttatattttcattacatgaGTACTAGCAATCATAAGGCTTAAAAGCCCTTATGACAGGCCCGTGATACCTTAACAAGCCCATTTATATAGGCCCATAAAATCCAGCCCATAGAGCCTGTCTCCTCGTGTATGTtttctttgttgatttttttatcatttattatctATGCACACGTGTCCCTTAAAGCACTCCATCTCCACCATCCGATAGTCCCTGTAGCAATCAATGGCCACTTTCCTCTTCTCTCTCCTCATCTTCTCCTTTTGTCTCGTCTTGCGCGCCGTCTACTCGCTTTTATGGCTCCCGCACCGGACCCATCTCGACTTCCTCCGCCAGGGCGTCCTAGGCCCGCCCCGCCGCCCGCTCGCCGGCAACGCCGCCGACGTCCGCCGACTTTACGCAGCCGCTCAGGCGGCGCCGCTGCCGGCCTTTAGCCACGACGTGGCCGGGCGCGTGGTGCCCCACTACGCCGAGTGGTCGGCCCGTTTCGGCCGGACGTTCGTGTACTGGTTCGGGACGCGGCCGCGGCTTGCGGTGGTAGAGCCGGAGCTGGCGCGGGCGGTGCTGACGGATCCCACCGGCGCGTTCGAGAAGGTGGGACTCAACCCGTCGGCGCGACAGCTGTTCGGGGAGGGACTGGTGGGGCTCAAGGGGACCAAATGGGCCCACCACCGGCGAGTGCTCACCCCGGC contains the following coding sequences:
- the LOC103987287 gene encoding DUF21 domain-containing protein At4g14240, with the protein product MHTVNAIAVTRMMTTATMTSAAWGSTAVVLQQREDIPFGSLMWCAYAGISCVLVLFAGIMSGLTLGLMSLGLVELEILQRSGTPAEKKQAATILPVVQKQHQLLVTLLLCNAAAMEALPLYLDKIFNPFVAIVLSVTFVLFFGEVIPQAICTRYGLAVGASLVWLVQILMVICYPIAYPLGKILDYALGHNESALFRRAQLKVLVSIHSKEAGKGGELTHDETTIISGALDLTEKTAEEAMTPIESTFSLDVNSKLDWEAIGKILARGHSRVPVYSGNPKNIIGLLLVKSLLTIRPETETPVSAISIRRIPRVPADMPLYDILNEFQNGSSHMAAVVAAKVKTKNISPADGDEYEENKEPSGVSELTTPLLSKTADKSDTVVVNIDKCQNKQVNENKPAHSSEATEDGEVIGIITLEDVFEELLQEEIVDETDEYIDVHKRIRVAAAAAASSVARTPTYKRLTKQKSAGPVPRQGQQSTGFPRKSTELDPNTLRHQVTLVEPISGTKR